In Fluviicola taffensis DSM 16823, the following are encoded in one genomic region:
- a CDS encoding NAD(P)-dependent alcohol dehydrogenase: MKAVYCTAYGAPEVLKVVEIQQPTPKEGELLIRIHATAVNSGDVRIRKADPWAVRLIFGFSKPRQPILGGVFSGEVVGIGSGAHQFKVGDSVFGSTGMGFGAYAEFKTLPESGVIAHKPQSLTHLQAASIPFGAMTALHFIQKANIQVGQKVLVYGASGAVGSAAVQLAKHFGAEVTAVCSGANTELMNRIGADKVINYQKEELSIYDESYDVIYEAVNKLRFSQSIKHLKKGGTLILGAAGLSGMLRAGFSRLFGKKVLTGVIKESIHGMNFLNELIETGSYIPIVDRVFSLNEIAQAHEYVDLGHKKGNVVIQVIPTS; the protein is encoded by the coding sequence ATGAAAGCAGTTTATTGCACGGCTTATGGAGCTCCAGAAGTCTTAAAAGTCGTCGAAATTCAACAACCAACCCCAAAGGAAGGTGAATTATTAATTCGAATTCACGCAACGGCAGTAAATTCAGGTGACGTTCGGATTCGGAAGGCCGATCCTTGGGCAGTTCGACTCATTTTTGGTTTTTCAAAACCAAGACAACCAATTTTGGGAGGTGTATTTTCAGGTGAAGTGGTTGGAATTGGTTCTGGAGCTCATCAATTTAAAGTGGGAGATTCCGTTTTTGGTTCAACAGGAATGGGTTTTGGGGCGTACGCTGAATTTAAAACACTTCCTGAAAGTGGGGTGATTGCCCATAAACCACAATCATTAACGCATTTACAAGCTGCTAGTATTCCTTTTGGTGCGATGACAGCTTTGCATTTCATTCAAAAAGCAAACATTCAGGTCGGACAAAAAGTCTTGGTTTATGGAGCTTCAGGAGCTGTTGGTTCGGCAGCTGTACAATTGGCAAAGCATTTTGGAGCTGAAGTAACAGCGGTTTGTAGTGGAGCGAATACTGAATTAATGAATCGAATTGGAGCTGATAAAGTGATTAATTATCAAAAAGAAGAGTTGTCCATTTACGATGAGTCTTACGATGTTATTTACGAAGCTGTCAATAAGTTGCGTTTTTCGCAAAGTATCAAGCATCTTAAAAAAGGTGGAACATTGATTTTGGGAGCAGCTGGTCTTTCAGGAATGCTTCGTGCTGGATTTTCTAGATTATTTGGTAAAAAAGTTCTTACAGGTGTCATTAAAGAATCGATTCATGGAATGAATTTTCTGAATGAATTGATTGAAACAGGAAGTTATATTCCAATAGTAGATCGTGTTTTTTCATTGAATGAAATCGCGCAAGCACATGAATATGTTGATTTGGGGCATAAAAAAGGCAATGTGGTAATTCAAGTCATACCAACTAGTTGA
- a CDS encoding VOC family protein, with the protein MGKAIGIGGIFFKFKDEKAMRNWYKEALSLNPNDYGVLFAFNGNSNPRGYLQLGTFPENSDYFGDGNQQAMINFRVEGIESLLVHLQTMGTVICDNIETYEYGKFVHILDPEGNRIELWEPVDTSFDEGTRQEMR; encoded by the coding sequence ATGGGAAAAGCAATTGGAATAGGCGGAATTTTCTTCAAGTTTAAGGATGAAAAAGCTATGAGAAACTGGTACAAGGAAGCATTGAGTCTCAATCCAAATGATTATGGCGTTTTGTTCGCCTTTAATGGGAATTCGAATCCGAGAGGGTATTTACAACTGGGAACTTTCCCAGAAAATTCGGATTATTTTGGCGATGGAAATCAGCAAGCGATGATTAATTTTCGGGTAGAGGGAATTGAGAGTTTGTTGGTTCATCTTCAAACGATGGGAACCGTTATTTGCGATAATATCGAAACGTATGAATACGGAAAGTTTGTTCATATTTTAGATCCTGAAGGAAACCGGATTGAATTGTGGGAGCCAGTTGATACAAGCTTTGATGAAGGAACTCGACAAGAAATGCGATAG
- the crtD gene encoding 1-hydroxycarotenoid 3,4-desaturase CrtD: MAKKAIIIGAGIAGIASAIRLTQKGYSVSIFESNGYAGGKLTTLQLGNYRFDAGPSLFTLPHLVDELFEVAGKDPRDYFNYQQLEMLCHYFYEDGTVLHAFADQEKLIKEVESKLNIDSKPLKEYLNHSEIIFERTRHSFLEKSLHKFSSYISLDILKTVTSMRKLNLFETMHEVNEKSLNHPKLVQLFDRFATYNGSNPYKAPGVLNSIPHLEFGIGSFFPTEGMHEILKACMKLAQELGVEFHFNEEVKTIQIKNRKVTGIETETGIHTAELILSNCDVKQTYKQLIPNQKAPEKTMNQEPSSSALIFYWGIQKSFPELDVHNILFSDDYKKEFNAIFDDSTVSDDPTVYIHISSKIVSEDAPIGSENWFIMVNVPSNQGQDWEKLRLKVRQLCIEKINRILKTDIESLIEEEDYLDPIRISERTNSFGGALYGASSNERMAAFFRHPNFSKVKGLYFAGGSVHPGGGIPLCLLSAKIATDLIPNA, translated from the coding sequence ATGGCAAAAAAAGCAATTATTATTGGGGCTGGAATCGCTGGAATTGCTAGTGCTATCCGGTTAACTCAAAAAGGATATAGTGTTTCTATTTTTGAATCAAATGGATATGCAGGAGGGAAATTAACGACACTTCAACTTGGCAATTACCGATTTGATGCTGGTCCGTCTCTTTTTACACTTCCCCATTTAGTGGATGAACTTTTCGAAGTTGCAGGAAAGGATCCACGTGATTATTTCAATTATCAGCAACTGGAAATGCTCTGTCATTACTTCTACGAAGATGGAACCGTTCTTCATGCTTTTGCGGATCAAGAAAAGTTAATTAAAGAAGTTGAATCAAAGCTAAATATTGACTCTAAACCATTGAAAGAGTATTTGAATCACAGCGAAATCATTTTCGAGCGAACAAGGCATTCATTTTTAGAAAAATCGCTTCACAAATTCAGTTCATATATTTCCTTAGATATTCTAAAAACGGTTACCTCTATGCGGAAACTGAATCTCTTTGAGACAATGCATGAAGTAAATGAGAAGAGCTTGAATCATCCAAAACTCGTGCAACTGTTTGATCGATTTGCAACGTACAATGGTTCCAATCCGTATAAAGCTCCTGGAGTTTTAAACAGTATTCCTCACCTAGAATTTGGAATTGGTTCGTTCTTTCCAACTGAAGGAATGCATGAAATTTTGAAGGCTTGCATGAAGTTGGCACAGGAACTTGGAGTTGAATTCCACTTCAATGAAGAGGTGAAAACCATTCAAATAAAGAACCGGAAAGTAACCGGAATTGAAACAGAAACTGGAATTCACACAGCCGAATTGATTCTCAGTAATTGCGACGTGAAACAAACCTACAAGCAATTAATTCCAAACCAAAAAGCTCCTGAAAAAACAATGAATCAGGAACCAAGTAGTTCGGCACTTATTTTCTACTGGGGAATTCAAAAATCCTTTCCAGAGTTGGATGTCCACAACATCTTGTTTAGTGACGATTATAAAAAAGAATTCAATGCTATTTTCGATGATTCGACAGTTTCTGATGATCCTACGGTCTACATTCATATTTCATCGAAAATAGTTTCAGAAGATGCACCTATAGGTTCTGAAAATTGGTTTATCATGGTGAATGTACCTAGTAATCAAGGTCAAGATTGGGAGAAATTGCGTTTGAAAGTGAGGCAACTTTGCATTGAAAAAATAAACCGTATTCTCAAAACAGATATCGAGTCACTGATTGAAGAAGAAGATTATTTAGATCCCATCCGCATTTCAGAACGCACCAATAGTTTTGGCGGAGCTCTTTATGGAGCAAGCTCAAACGAGCGAATGGCGGCTTTTTTCAGACATCCCAATTTTTCGAAAGTGAAAGGGTTGTATTTCGCTGGTGGAAGTGTTCATCCAGGTGGCGGAATTCCACTTTGTCTGCTTTCTGCAAAAATTGCAACAGATTTAATTCCGAATGCATAA
- a CDS encoding response regulator transcription factor — MKNILLVEDDAILSRNISDALLEENMQVEFAYDGNIAEKMLKKTNFDCVILDVNLPGKNGYKICKNFRSYNTQTPVIMLTAFDELEDKIQGYDCGADDYLTKPFYMRELLLRIQSLLKRSENLGKNEFENNLLVADDIVINNASKKVTRQGKEVQLTPREFQILLKLVECKGELVSKQDLVKEIWGNIVDANTNTIEVYINFLRGKLDKPFGKQSIKTKIGYGYYFDSE, encoded by the coding sequence GTGAAAAACATTTTACTCGTCGAAGATGACGCCATTTTGAGTCGAAATATCAGCGATGCCTTGCTTGAAGAGAATATGCAGGTTGAATTTGCGTATGATGGAAATATTGCCGAAAAGATGCTCAAGAAGACCAACTTCGACTGTGTGATACTGGATGTGAATTTACCTGGAAAGAACGGTTACAAAATCTGCAAGAACTTTCGCTCATACAATACCCAAACTCCAGTCATTATGCTCACCGCTTTTGACGAGTTGGAAGACAAAATACAAGGTTACGATTGTGGTGCAGATGATTATTTGACCAAACCATTCTACATGCGCGAACTATTGCTTCGAATTCAATCTTTACTAAAACGAAGTGAAAATTTGGGCAAAAATGAATTTGAAAACAACTTATTGGTAGCGGATGATATTGTAATCAACAATGCATCAAAAAAAGTGACCCGACAGGGAAAAGAAGTTCAATTAACACCAAGAGAATTTCAAATTTTACTCAAGCTGGTCGAATGCAAAGGTGAATTGGTTTCCAAGCAAGATTTAGTAAAAGAAATTTGGGGAAATATTGTCGATGCAAATACAAATACCATTGAAGTTTACATCAACTTCCTGAGAGGAAAACTGGATAAACCTTTTGGAAAACAAAGCATCAAAACGAAAATCGGCTACGGCTATTATTTTGATTCTGAATGA
- a CDS encoding HAMP domain-containing sensor histidine kinase encodes MKIRKKILLYFSLIIPAIIGIAFIAIYILSAENREESFQMRQKDKIATTLEILSDIKETDEDIIEALDQISINELYNEKLLLFNQDKKLIYSNIVDIPVPVSKNILIQLNQKTKWIETKDGLYDVVGTYVERKGKIYYGISKAYDDFGYSKLRYLKYILFLIFIIITIIILLVSFYIARKITNPLEDITTKISGYNFTSTNLQPIAFKDTRDEIAVLATVFNELMNRMNDAFAFQKHAIHHISHELKTPIAILVSNFERLEKETNLEELKLLIQNQKEDTLSLSEIINSLLEISKIETSNQLLTEKFRIDELIFDVSDKLKNVYPDFVFSVDYEEPIHENHLEIVGNSRLIQAALSNLMENCIHYSSNRHASIRIQSDQQLTLIFENEGAIINKQEISYLFQHFFRGGNSKGKRGFGLGLVFVNKIIAIHGGTITYESFFKKTNRFKITLP; translated from the coding sequence ATGAAGATTAGAAAAAAAATACTGCTTTACTTTTCCTTGATTATTCCAGCAATTATTGGGATTGCATTCATTGCAATTTATATTCTTTCGGCTGAAAATAGAGAAGAAAGCTTCCAAATGCGTCAGAAAGACAAAATTGCAACCACCTTGGAGATTTTATCCGACATCAAAGAAACAGATGAAGATATCATTGAAGCACTTGATCAAATTTCCATTAATGAATTATACAACGAGAAATTGCTTCTTTTCAATCAAGACAAAAAGCTCATTTACTCCAATATTGTAGACATTCCCGTACCTGTTTCCAAAAACATTCTCATTCAACTGAATCAGAAAACCAAATGGATTGAAACCAAAGATGGATTGTATGATGTGGTTGGAACCTACGTGGAACGAAAAGGGAAAATTTACTACGGAATCAGCAAAGCATATGACGATTTTGGCTATTCCAAATTGCGCTATTTGAAATACATTTTATTCTTGATATTTATCATTATCACGATTATCATTTTACTCGTTTCATTTTACATCGCGCGAAAAATTACTAATCCACTGGAAGATATCACAACGAAAATCAGCGGATACAACTTCACTTCAACCAATCTACAACCCATCGCATTTAAAGACACTCGAGATGAAATTGCTGTTTTAGCAACTGTTTTCAATGAGTTGATGAATCGCATGAATGACGCTTTTGCCTTTCAAAAACACGCTATTCATCATATTTCGCACGAATTAAAAACCCCCATTGCTATCCTGGTTTCCAACTTTGAACGCTTGGAAAAGGAAACAAACTTAGAAGAACTTAAATTGCTAATCCAAAATCAAAAAGAAGACACACTCAGTTTAAGCGAAATCATCAATTCCTTACTGGAAATTTCAAAAATTGAAACCAGCAACCAACTACTCACCGAAAAGTTCCGAATCGACGAATTAATTTTCGATGTTTCAGACAAATTGAAGAACGTTTACCCAGACTTCGTTTTTTCGGTCGATTACGAAGAACCAATACATGAAAACCACTTAGAGATCGTTGGAAACTCGAGACTCATTCAAGCTGCATTATCAAATCTGATGGAAAATTGCATTCATTACAGTTCCAATCGACATGCAAGTATTCGGATTCAAAGTGACCAACAACTAACCCTCATTTTTGAAAATGAAGGAGCGATTATCAATAAACAAGAAATCAGTTACTTGTTTCAACATTTCTTCCGTGGTGGAAACAGCAAAGGAAAAAGAGGCTTTGGCCTAGGTCTTGTTTTTGTGAATAAAATAATTGCAATTCACGGAGGAACAATCACTTACGAATCATTTTTTAAAAAGACCAATCGATTCAAAATCACCTTACCTTAA